In Leptospira dzoumogneensis, a genomic segment contains:
- a CDS encoding PilZ domain-containing protein: protein MIEKKKGLILEKTIANQETDKRPCDVLSDPSTISRIADSFLYMEELAVKGWSSDTKAIITKIFGDSGQIAVRFQKGSIISLGEKVTLQRTLKHHIELNCRAVRRLNDFEFLMQAESISIAKTNRKEERLRVKNDSVFATNVVYHPERFELNRHISLNVIREALEIFKDELTHPKFGEIKIGLFQSGQESKFEIVRKTKKIFYIQNTSKPSSYTEALPQFVQYSTYFGKNILSAIRSYKNESIISELILPILYDKNDKDSYPKAYLWIRSYREPILAEDLSGLYALSERIINTIQSSDSIKATDRFSVLNISESGAKIRIHQKDLLYNLYGKESLKFDLVFKGRPPIHMNAKICWRSVDRSGKLSLGLQFIYDQEQLSSLRKLEYNLQSLRNRISAGGSDATAFKIYRSLRPKRKKF, encoded by the coding sequence ATGATAGAGAAGAAAAAGGGTCTAATTTTGGAAAAGACAATAGCCAATCAGGAAACGGATAAAAGACCCTGCGATGTTCTGTCCGATCCCTCCACAATTTCCCGAATAGCAGATTCTTTCCTATATATGGAAGAACTTGCAGTGAAAGGTTGGTCTTCCGATACAAAAGCGATTATCACAAAAATTTTCGGGGATTCCGGACAGATTGCAGTACGTTTTCAAAAAGGATCTATTATCTCTTTGGGCGAAAAAGTCACTCTACAAAGAACACTAAAACATCATATAGAGCTGAACTGTAGAGCCGTCAGACGCCTTAATGACTTCGAATTTTTAATGCAAGCCGAATCGATTTCTATTGCTAAAACCAATCGAAAAGAAGAAAGGCTACGAGTTAAGAACGATTCCGTATTTGCAACGAATGTAGTATATCATCCGGAACGATTCGAATTAAACCGCCATATTTCTCTGAACGTTATTCGGGAAGCGTTAGAAATCTTTAAAGACGAATTGACACATCCTAAATTCGGAGAGATCAAGATAGGACTCTTTCAATCCGGACAGGAATCCAAATTTGAGATCGTCAGAAAAACTAAAAAGATCTTCTACATCCAAAATACGAGTAAACCTAGCTCTTACACGGAAGCCCTGCCTCAATTCGTACAATACAGCACTTACTTCGGTAAAAACATTCTTTCTGCAATTAGAAGTTATAAGAATGAATCAATTATATCGGAACTTATACTTCCGATCTTATATGATAAAAATGATAAAGACTCCTATCCCAAAGCTTATCTTTGGATCAGAAGCTATCGAGAACCGATCCTAGCGGAAGATCTTTCCGGGCTCTATGCATTATCGGAAAGGATCATCAATACGATCCAAAGTTCCGATTCGATCAAGGCAACGGACCGATTCAGTGTATTAAATATTTCCGAATCCGGTGCAAAAATAAGGATACATCAAAAAGATCTATTATATAACCTTTACGGAAAAGAGAGTCTCAAATTCGACCTTGTATTCAAGGGAAGACCTCCTATTCACATGAATGCGAAGATCTGCTGGCGCTCAGTCGATAGAAGTGGAAAACTTTCTTTAGGTTTACAATTCATTTACGACCAAGAGCAGCTTTCCAGTTTAAGAAAATTGGAATATAATCTGCAGTCCTTACGCAATCGTATAAGCGCCGGTGGAAGTGACGCTACGGCTTTTAAAATTTATCGAAGCCTGCGTCCAAAAAGAAAGAAATTTTAA
- a CDS encoding response regulator, with amino-acid sequence MGRELDQVVDMQVLSGESRMGKILILEDSPEIATVYDNFCRKMNWDFDIASNGKEGMKKILSASKPYALYIVDLVMPELDGPSFIRELKKKDPNAIIVVQSSLYEPDKIIEVMKLGVFDYLVKPVTREAFDRTVTLAFQYNNLREFQAGAEKSNRDVLKEQLDWLTYKESIRKSDETSLSLSTIKSLNTSFSQGSGIGSILSLLDLLKMGHQTTENGALVNNEILNLLYASQDVLRKQLGSLSTILALAGEQAKMETISIGDLVNTLTKRSEAFVPFLDKKDLKIRFSSCKSKGSLKAQLDWVGIVFDELILNAMKYSKKSTFIDVYFGKIDGYFCIAIKNVVTSAQNLVDEENKEVLVTRPFFRLLPPVEEFSELERFGMGLGLTAVDMIVNKHRGIFNIHNVSDHTSAVVEPCVMSEVFFPVASV; translated from the coding sequence ATGGGTCGGGAGTTAGATCAAGTTGTAGATATGCAGGTTCTTTCCGGAGAATCTAGGATGGGAAAAATTCTGATATTAGAGGATTCACCGGAGATCGCTACGGTCTACGATAACTTTTGTAGAAAGATGAATTGGGACTTCGATATCGCTTCTAACGGTAAGGAAGGAATGAAGAAGATCCTTTCCGCTTCTAAACCTTATGCGTTATACATTGTGGATTTGGTGATGCCTGAACTGGATGGGCCATCCTTTATACGTGAGCTTAAGAAGAAGGATCCGAATGCAATTATAGTAGTACAATCTTCTCTATATGAGCCTGACAAGATAATCGAAGTGATGAAGCTGGGAGTTTTTGATTATCTTGTTAAACCTGTTACGAGAGAAGCCTTTGATAGAACGGTCACCTTGGCTTTTCAATATAACAACTTGCGGGAATTTCAAGCGGGTGCGGAAAAATCGAATCGTGATGTATTAAAAGAGCAGCTGGATTGGTTAACATATAAAGAGTCCATCCGAAAGTCCGATGAGACTTCATTATCTCTTTCTACCATAAAATCTTTGAATACTTCCTTTTCTCAGGGATCCGGGATCGGTTCTATTCTTTCCCTTCTGGATCTGCTGAAAATGGGACATCAAACTACCGAGAACGGTGCATTGGTAAATAACGAAATATTAAATCTTCTTTATGCTAGCCAGGACGTTTTAAGAAAACAATTAGGAAGTCTGTCCACCATTCTGGCTCTGGCCGGAGAACAGGCAAAGATGGAAACAATTTCCATCGGCGATTTGGTAAATACTTTGACTAAAAGGTCTGAGGCGTTCGTTCCATTTTTGGATAAGAAGGACCTAAAGATACGGTTTTCGTCCTGCAAATCGAAAGGGTCACTTAAGGCGCAATTAGATTGGGTTGGCATCGTATTCGATGAACTCATCTTAAACGCTATGAAATATTCCAAGAAGTCAACCTTCATAGACGTTTATTTCGGTAAGATAGACGGATATTTCTGTATAGCAATCAAGAACGTAGTCACTTCCGCTCAAAACCTTGTAGATGAGGAAAATAAGGAAGTTTTGGTGACTCGCCCTTTCTTTCGTTTGCTTCCTCCTGTAGAGGAGTTTTCGGAATTAGAGAGGTTCGGAATGGGGCTCGGTTTGACAGCCGTCGACATGATAGTGAATAAACATCGTGGAATATTTAATATTCATAATGTTTCGGATCATACTTCCGCTGTAGTTGAACCTTGTGTAATGTCGGAAGTTTTCTTTCCCGTGGCATCCGTATAG